A portion of the Saccharomyces paradoxus chromosome XV, complete sequence genome contains these proteins:
- the APM4 gene encoding Apm4p (Cargo-binding mu subunit of AP-2~similar to YOL062C): MISGVLVYSSRGELILNKFFKNSLKRSISDIFRVQVINNLDVRSPVLTLGSTTFHHIRSRHGDNLWLVTITRSNANSAAIWEFLYKFDAVMNAYRLDREEALKEEFMIVHEMLDIMLGGNGIPIDTELNSVIAQMSVKPVRNMGGLLDSPDGNDVLSSSSSPTSSGGELHFPKFLTKRSSSFLGQGDSNSDFYDNNKITWRPKGIIHKKDEVFLYVNERINILVSRDGSILKSYVDGTIDITTHLSGTPVCRFGLNDSLGMQSEDEKKWLAQQQRHSRSDFENKNFIPKAAAGSVLLEDCKFHECVSLDKFNRNHIIEFVPPDGSMELMKYHVRDNINLPFKVTPIVTHSTRDNEIDYRITLKSLFPGKLSAKDVVLHIPVPPSTVDCKISVSNGHCKFVPEENAMIWRFNKFNGLTENTLSAVTVSTSDTTQLNLQQWTRPPISLDFEVMMFSNSGLVVRYFTISGKDSKHRAVKWIKYISKAGSYEVRY, translated from the coding sequence ATGATTAGTGGGGTGCTGGTATACTCATCGAGAGGTGAACTTATTCTGAACAAGTTCTTCAAGAACTCGTTGAAGCGGTCCATATCCGATATCTTCCGAGTACAGGTGATCAATAACCTTGATGTGAGATCGCCTGTTTTGACGTTGGGGTCTACGACTTTCCATCACATCAGGTCGAGACATGGCGACAATTTATGGTTGGTAACCATTACGAGAAGCAACGCCAATAGTGCGGCGATCTGGGAGTTCTTATATAAATTTGACGCTGTGATGAATGCGTATCGACTGGACAGAGAGGAGGCCTTGAAAGAGGAATTCATGATTGTACATGAGATGCTGGATATAATGTTGGGTGGAAATGGGATACCCATTGACACTGAATTGAACTCTGTTATAGCACAGATGTCTGTGAAACCCGTAAGAAACATGGGCGGATTATTAGATAGTCCCGATGGAAATGATGTATTATCTTCCTCGTCATCTCCTACTTCTTCAGGGGGAGAACTGCATTTTCCCAAATTTTTGACGAAAAGAAGCAGTAGTTTCCTAGGCCAAGGAGACTCGAATTCTGATTTttatgataataataagatCACTTGGAGGCCTAAGGGGATAATACACAAGAAGGATGAAGTATTTCTGTATGTCAATGAGAGGATAAATATTCTGGTATCTAGGGATGGTTCTATCTTGAAATCTTATGTTGATGGGACCATAGATATTACCACGCACCTGAGCGGGACCCCTGTTTGTAGATTTGGACTGAATGATTCCTTAGGGATGCAATCcgaagatgaaaagaaatggctAGCACAACAGCAGCGTCACTCTCGTAGcgattttgaaaacaagaacTTCATTCCCAAAGCTGCTGCCGGCAGTGTTTTATTAGAAGATTGTAAGTTTCATGAATGCGTGTCACTTGACAAATTTAATAGAAATCATATCATTGAATTTGTCCCACCAGACGGTTCGATGGAACTGATGAAATATCATGTACGAGATAACATAAACCTTCCGTTCAAGGTCACACCTATTGTTACGCATTCCACAAGAGATAATGAGATTGATTACAGGATAACATTGAAGTCGTTGTTCCCGGGGAAACTTTCCGCAAAGGATGTGGTATTACATATACCCGTTCCACCAAGCACTGTGGATTGTAAGATAAGTGTTTCCAATGGTCACTGTAAGTTTGTGCCGGAGGAAAATGCAATGATTTGGAGATTCAACAAGTTCAATGGGTTGACGGAAAACACTTTGAGTGCGGTTACTGTTTCTACAAGCGATACTACTCAATTGAATCTGCAACAATGGACGAGGCCTCCGATATCCCTAGATTTTGAGGTCATGATGTTCAGTAATTCAGGATTAGTCGTACGATACTTTACCATCTCTGGAAAAGACAGTAAGCACCGCGCTGTTAAATGGATCAAATATATATCGAAAGCGGGTTCTTACGAGGTGAGGTACTAG
- the MAM3 gene encoding Mam3p (Protein required for normal mitochondrial morphology~similar to YOL060C) has translation MSLLSLRSRSRSGAPHWVYMFLYHIFTIPKIYSLPLITGSHALNSRDVADSGHSVGDEASVTTYYIISIILVLLGGVFAGLTLGLMGQDEVYLKVISTSGSNSEKKLAKRVLDLISKGKHWVLVTLLLSNVITNETLPIVLDRCLGGGWQAVVSSTILIVIFGEIIPQSVCVKYGLQVGAFFCPFVLVLMYLMYPVAYPIATLLDYMLGEDHGTMYKKSGLKTLVTLHRTMGVERLTKDEVTIISAVLDLKAKRVEEIMTPIENVFTMSADTILDDKTVEKIFNSGFSRIPIFLPNEPNNFIGMLLVRVLISYDPDDCLPISHFPLATLPETSPNTSCLNILNYFQEGKAHMCVVSKEPGSSHGAIGVLTLEDVIEELIGEEIVDESDVFVDMHQHIMRQQPGPLSKRHITSYLHHLYTSSHKEHRAPDHTDESSPLLSPSNSNHPSVHLQQDLNSKSWKRKSNDGYDRSNAVLSPTPQPTEHGTIIPSNLASNPLNVNKSFVTIKKPANVPKIITTHTPHSSKEPSPAPHSNGKSLSAEEQQLLSDHAELSHQAILHTQRSGEPTQVTTSTKTTRNSPDSISIPNSDTDHLNENQNVTISSSYQNTKNGIVESVITVKGVPKTIIGPAKDWDESKSEHDNENINQEYSNRSDDRESSSSNASLFSSIKNKFKNENTNNNDRPNYTESLSRTSNYEGNGSSSTMKR, from the coding sequence ATGTCGTTGTTGTCACTAAGGTCCCGGTCACGATCTGGCGCTCCTCATTGGGTATACATGTTCTTGTACCATATCTTCACGATACCGAAGATATATTCACTGCCGTTGATAACCGGATCACATGCACTCAATTCTAGAGATGTTGCCGACTCCGGCCATAGCGTAGGTGATGAGGCGAGCGTAACCACGTACTATATTATCTCTATCATCCTGGTGCTGCTGGGTGGTGTATTTGCTGGGTTGACGCTTGGGTTGATGGGTCAAGACGAAGTTTACCTGAAGGTTATCAGTACTTCAGGCTCGAATTCTGAGAAGAAACTGGCCAAGCGGGTGCTTGACCTAATATCTAAGGGGAAACATTGGGTTCTGGTCACGCTACTTCTTTCCAATGTTATAACTAACGAAACGCTACCTATCGTTTTGGATAGGTGTCTCGGAGGCGGTTGGCAAGCTGTAGTGTCGTCAACGATTCTAATTGTTATTTTCGGTGAAATTATTCCGCAGAGTGTCTGCGTTAAATACGGGTTGCAAGTCGGGGCATTCTTCTGCCCCTTTGTTCTTGTACTGATGTATTTGATGTACCCGGTCGCGTATCCGATTGCGACTCTCCTGGATTATATGCTGGGTGAAGATCATGGTACCATGTACAAGAAGTCCGGCCTGAAGACTTTGGTCACCTTGCATAGGACCATGGGTGTGGAACGGTTGACTAAAGACGAAGTCACGATCATCTCTGCTGTCTTGGATCTGAAGGCAAAGAGGGTCGAGGAAATTATGACTCCGATTGAAAACGTGTTTACAATGAGTGCTGATACCATCCTAGACGACAAAACTGTCGAAAAGATATTCAATTCAGGGTTTTCCAGAAtcccaatttttttgcccAATGAACCGAATAACTTCATTGGCATGTTACTTGTCAGGGTGCTTATTTCCTACGATCCTGATGATTGCCTTCCAATCTCCCACTTTCCCTTGGCCACGTTGCCGGAAACTTCCCCCAACACGTCTTGTTTGAATATTCTGAATTACTTCCAGGAGGGAAAAGCTCACATGTGTGTCGTTAGTAAAGAGCCGGGCTCCTCGCATGGCGCTATTGGTGTTTTGACCTTGGAAGATGTCATTGAAGAGTTGATTGGTGAAGAAATCGTGGACGAGTCTGATGTCTTTGTCGACATGCATCAGCATATTATGAGACAACAACCGGGACCCTTGAGCAAAAGGCACATTACTTCCTATTTACATCATTTATACACCAGCTCTCACAAGGAACACCGTGCTCCAGACCATACCGATGAATCTTCTCCACTCTTGTCCCCATCTAATTCCAATCACCCGTCTGTGCACCTACAGCAAGATTTGAACAGTAAGTCTTGGAAACGGAAGTCCAACGATGGTTACGATAGGTCCAACGCTGTCTTATCCCCAACTCCACAACCAACAGAACATGGCACCATCATACCTTCAAATCTAGCGTCCAACCCATTGAACGTAAATAAATCTTTTGTCACGATTAAAAAGCCCGCTAACGTCCCGAAGATTATTACTACTCACACTCCTCATTCTAGCAAAGAACCTTCTCCAGCACCACACTCAAATGGTAAGTCACTCTCCGCCGAAGAACAACAACTATTAAGTGATCATGCAGAACTGTCCCACCAAGCTATCCTCCACACTCAAAGGTCAGGTGAACCCACTCAAGTCACTACCTCGACAAAAACCACGAGAAATAGCCCTGACAGCATATCAATTCCAAACTCTGACACTGATCACCTCAACGAAAACCAAAACGTCACAATCTCATCCTCTTACCAAAACACCAAGAATGGTATCGTTGAATCTGTGATCACAGTCAAAGGTGTCCCCAAAACGATCATTGGCCCCGCAAAGGATTGGGACGAATCCAAAAGTGAAcatgataatgaaaatatcaaccaagaatattcaaatcGAAGTGACGATAGAGAAAGTTCAAGTTCGAACGCAAGTTTGTTTTCCAgtattaaaaataaatttaaaaacGAGAATACTAACAACAATGATCGTCCTAATTACACCGAATCTTTGTCAAGAACCTCCAATTATGAAGGTAACGGCTCTTCCTCAACCATGAAAAGGTGA
- the ARG1 gene encoding argininosuccinate synthase (Arginosuccinate synthetase~similar to YOL058W) has protein sequence MSKGKVCLAYSGGLDTSVILAWLLDQGYEVVAFMANVGQEEDFDAAKEKALKIGACKFVCVDCREDFVNDILFPAVQVNAVYEDVYLLGTSLARPVIAKAQIDVAKQEGCFAVSHGCTGKGNDQIRFELSFYALKPDVKCITPWRMPEFFERFAGRKDLLDYAAQKGIPVAQTKAKPWSTDENQAHISYEAGILEDPDTTPPKDMWKLIVDPMDAPDQPQDLTIDFERGLPVKLTYTDNKTSKEVSVTKPLDVFLAASNLARANGVGRIDIVEDRYINLKSRGCYEQAPLTVLRKAHVDLEGLTLDKEVRQLRDSFVTPNYSRLIYNGSYFTPECEYIRSMIQPSQNSVNGTVRVRLYKGNVIILGRSTKTEKLYDPTESSMDELTGFLPTDTTGFIAIQAIRIKKYGESKKAKGEELTL, from the coding sequence ATGTCTAAAGGAAAAGTTTGTTTGGCTTATTCTGGTGGTTTAGATACTTCCGTCATTTTGGCTTGGTTGTTAGACCAAGGCTACGAAGTTGTGGCTTTCATGGCTAATGTAGgccaagaagaagatttcgATGCCGCTAAGGAAAAGGCTTTGAAGATTGGTGCCTGTAAGTTCGTTTGTGTAGATTGTCGTGAAGATTTTGTTAATGACATTCTATTCCCAGCTGTGCAGGTCAACGCTGTGTACGAAGACGTCTACCTATTGGGTACTTCTTTGGCAAGACCGGTTATCGCTAAGGCTCAAATTGACGTCGCTAAACAAGAGGGCTGTTTTGCGGTCTCTCACGGTTGTACCGGTAAAGGTAACGACCAAATTAGATTCGAATTATCGTTTTACGCCTTGAAGCCAGACGTCAAGTGTATTACACCATGGAGAATGCCTGAATTTTTCGAGAGATTTGCTGGTAGAAAGGATTTATTAGACTATGCCGCACAAAAAGGCATTCCAGTCGCCCAAACAAAAGCCAAGCCATGGTCCACTGACGAAAACCAAGCCCACATTTCTTACGAAGCAGGTATCTTGGAAGACCCAGATACCACCCCACCAAAGGACATGTGGAAACTGATCGTCGACCCAATGGATGCTCCGGACCAACCACAAGATTTGACCATTGATTTTGAACGTGGTCTCCCAGTTAAGTTGACCTACACCGATAATAAGACTTCCAAGGAAGTTTCTGTCACCAAGCCTTTGGATGTTTTCTTAGCTGCATCTAATTTGGCAAGAGCCAACGGTGTTGGCAGAATCGATATTGTGGAAGATCGTTACATTAACTTGAAATCCAGAGGTTGTTACGAACAGGCCCCATTGACTGTTTTGAGAAAAGCCCATGTTGACTTGGAAGGTTTGACTCTAGACAAAGAAGTTCGCCAATTGAGAGACTCATTCGTCACACCAAACTACTCGAGATTGATATATAACGGTTCCTATTTCACCCCAGAGTGTGAATACATCAGATCCATGATCCAACCTTCCCAAAATAGCGTCAACGGTACTGTCAGAGTTAGACTATATAAGGGTAATGTCATCATTCTGGGTAGATCTACAAAGACTGAAAAGTTGTATGACCCAACAGAATCCTCCATGGATGAATTGACCGGATTCTTACCTACCGACACCACTGGTTTCATCGCCATCCAAGCTAttagaattaaaaaatacgGTGAATCCAAAAAAGCCAAAGGTGAAGAGTTGACTTTGTAA
- the CRT10 gene encoding Crt10p (Protein involved in transcriptional regulation of RNR2 and RNR3~similar to YOL063C), producing the protein MPSQVPNETDDHFTRWLKSRAIIQRTVSTRECFDSEVFLASGGWNIINEMVTLKKYYQLKWPNLSCNSFHPKTVEFIKDRLHSLEEHDSSWKIPNPAHSSKETFLEDIKSAFSNLEPVWGPSRLLNPAELLLPQDEKLLVQEIPLEFAPFQYTNRFAYGGLQFKNNLFVTYGSYSFLAAGQCVEVHNFDVLLNVSSLEICHALLPVIIPDDGDARNFRNSSYVKFKDTQFNSIPELSSINFLKICNFMHQDFLLACGDNGIVYIWEINKVIKIFNKFTSDILGGKDNSRERYINVDPYMVLRVEESCWSVDVIDTNGIIYIAVGHNKPGVTVFAFDKDVKKERRYIRPLDLPSSHNVPCVSFVPNSKDSTGYITLSYCSIFGNVVTVKLKEHDCIILTSFLDTQFFGDDLWTITPLTKKDFMKVDNFESLNLNYQDGFKESMLYSICRDDFLLGYYCDNTYLSGNFGIGTLLNQFQVPVTDLRLTSSEGIPDEVIPLRFTSFDRNYTTTGSIKYEYSREEFALILHAGDLDDMNDAVTKNTTCEQHLQQWTFWDDSGYKHYRATDRGFSKYKEIINTFPQLITPSGRNKPSQYQNASGRKICEPFTYKLTDLENDIEDISSEFNRSIRNLKMDKQRQLQTSKEFKSLSSVNHLPIIESGNFLWYDTDAAADWRTLFGKDLNTVLKNPEICSLQLNSTEENEVNSDPENEETGSNLTSFERRYRDTEQRAHLKSESQKSWGFHNYVRNVKRLLESVVPGSEDSPLGYQLSEMHDEFFFLSTAHRLVLMKANPLIITSATHHEIFPLDGVVTCTSKSLLQALNRINFVCHIKELNCIAVASQLGLISLLRLTEYRGIYSFRQEYILGWEVQDPVNPRPECRCNRNLFDAPMYGVDGESSDIYCGVCDVYFPMGDICGLDYTYTANDEELKRKGYATLYVASRGSLRAFKITTEHDATLL; encoded by the coding sequence ATGCCCTCTCAGGTTCCCAATGAAACTGATGATCATTTTACGAGGTGGCTTAAATCTCGCGCTATCATACAAAGGACAGTATCGACAAGAGAGTGCTTTGACTCCGAAGTGTTTCTGGCCTCTGGTGGCTGGAATATAATAAACGAGATGGTAAcgttaaaaaaatattatcaacTCAAATGGCCAAATTTAAGTTGCAATTCGTTTCACCCAAAGACTGTGGAGTTCATTAAGGATCGGTTACACAGCCTAGAAGAACACGACTCTTCATGGAAAATCCCGAATCCTGCTCACTCATCCAAAGAAACATTCCTGGAGGATATCAAATCTGCATTTTCCAACTTAGAACCCGTCTGGGGGCCGTCAAGGCTTTTAAATCCAGCTGAATTACTGTTGCCACAGGACGAAAAATTACTTGTTCAAGAGATACCACTAGAATTTGCGCCTTTTCAATACACGAATAGGTTTGCTTATGGTGGTTTgcaattcaaaaacaactTATTCGTTACATATGGGAGTTATTCATTCTTGGCTGCTGGTCAATGTGTTGAAGTTCATAATTTCGATGTACTATTGAACGTTTCATCATTGGAAATATGTCATGCTCTGTTGCCCGTGATAATACCAGATGACGGAGACGCAAGAAATTTCCGTAATTCTTCATATGTGAAATTCAAGGATACACAATTCAACAGCATCCCTGAACTATCCTCTATCAACTTTCTGAAGATCTGTAACTTCATGCATCAAGATTTTCTACTGGCGTGTGGTGATAATGGGATCGTTTATATCTGGGAAATTAACAAAGTTATTAAGatatttaataaatttaCTTCGGATATCTTGGGAGGCAAAGATAACAGTCGAGAAAGATACATTAATGTTGATCCGTATATGGTGTTAAGAGTAGAGGAATCTTGTTGGAGTGTTGATGTAATAGACACAAATGGCATCATATATATCGCTGTTGGGCATAACAAACCTGGCGTTACCGTATTTGCATTCGATAAAGATgtgaagaaggaaagaagatacaTTCGGCCTCTAGATCTTCCTTCATCTCATAACGTTCCTTGTGTTAGCTTTGTTCCTAATTCAAAGGATTCTACTGGATATATTACATTAAGTTACTGTTCTATATTTGGAAATGTTGTTACCGTTAAATTAAAGGAGCATGACTGTATAATTTTAACGAGCTTTCTTGATactcaattttttggcGACGACTTGTGGACAATAACTCCCCTGactaaaaaagattttatgAAAGTTGACAATTTTGAATCATTGAACCTCAACTACCAAGACGGTTTCAAAGAAAGTATGTTATATTCTATTTGCCGAGATGATTTTTTACTCGGATATTACTGTGATAATACTTATCTTTCGGGGAATTTTGGCATTGGTACATTACTCAATCAGTTCCAGGTTCCTGTAACAGATTTACGGCTGACTTCCTCGGAAGGGATCCCAGATGAAGTTATACCATTGAGGTTTACCTCATTTGATAGAAATTATACTACAACGGGCTCAATAAAATACGAGTACAGTAGAGAGGAATTTGCACTTATTCTACATGCCGGTGACTTAGACGATATGAACGATGCAGTAACGAAAAACACTACATGTGAACAACATTTACAACAATGGACGTTTTGGGACGATTCTGGTTATAAACATTATCGTGCTACCGACCGTGGATTTTCGAAGTACAAGGAAATTATCAATACTTTCCCACAACTGATAACGCCCAGTGGAAGAAATAAACCTTCGCAATACCAAAATGCTTCTGGCAGAAAGATCTGCGAGCCGTTTACTTATAAGCTTACTGATCTAGAAAATGATATCGAAGATATATCTAGCGAATTTAATAGAAGTATCCGCAATCTGAAAATGGACAAGCAAAGACAACTGCAAACTTCTAAAGAGTTTAAATCGCTAAGTTCAGTAAACCATTTACCAATCATTGAATCGGGCAACTTTTTATGGTACGACACTGATGCCGCAGCCGATTGGAGAACACTTTTTGGCAAGGATTTGAACACAGTCTTGAAGAACCCAGAAATTTGTAGCCTTCAACTGAACTCTACAGAAGAGAATGAGGTCAACAGCGACcctgaaaatgaagaaacgGGCAGCAACTTAACAAGTTTCGAGCGGAGGTACAGGGATACTGAACAACGTGCTCACCTGAAATCAGAGTCGCAGAAATCTTGGGGGTTCCATAACTATGTAAGAAACGTGAAGCGGTTATTGGAGTCAGTGGTACCAGGCTCAGAAGATTCACCCCTTGGATATCAACTATCCGAAATGCATGACGAGTTCTTCTTCCTATCCACGGCCCATAGGTTGGTATTAATGAAAGCAAATCCACTTATAATTACGTCAGCAACACATCATGAGATTTTCCCGCTGGATGGTGTCGTGACATGTACCTCGAAGTCGCTGCTGCAAGCATTAAACAGAATAAATTTTGTGTGTCACATTAAGGAACTCAATTGTATAGCTGTAGCCTCACAACTGGGTCTCATTTCATTACTAAGATTAACGGAGTACAGAGGCATCTATTCGTTTAGACAAGAGTATATTCTTGGATGGGAAGTTCAAGACCCTGTTAACCCTAGGCCAGAGTGCAGATGTAACAGGAACTTGTTTGACGCACCAATGTACGGTGTGGATGGAGAGAGCTCAGACATATACTGCGGTGTGTGCGACGTCTATTTTCCCATGGGTGATATTTGCGGTCTAGATTACACTTACACAGCTAACGACGAAGAGTTAAAACGTAAGGGATATGCCACCCTATATGTAGCCTCGAGAGGCTCTTTAAGGGCATTTAAGATCACAACTGAGCATGACGCAACTTTATTATAG
- the PRS5 gene encoding ribose phosphate diphosphokinase subunit PRS5 (5-phospho-ribosyl-1(alpha)-pyrophosphate synthetase~similar to YOL061W) produces the protein MSMSNIVVFGGDSHPELVTKICENLDIHPSKVELGKFSNGETNIALRESVREKDVYIIQSGCGQVNDTFMQLLILISACKSASASRVTAVMPYLCYSRQPDIPYTAKGAPIISKPKENYTFESHPGTPVSSSLMTQRPGAESSLKSLDSAIRSTINLENPQPIRTPNNNATSNNNFDIKKTLSFSRIPMIPGGKLQNTSNSTDAGELFNAQNAGYKLWVVQAGTLIAHLLSAAGADHVITMDLHDPQFPGFFDIPVDNLYCKPIAQNYIQHCIPDYQDAVIVSPDAGGAKRATAIADALELSFALIHKERRSQLLKGPPDATLTSGGSLPVSPRPLVTTLVSSQNNTTSGATGVAALEMKKTTSTSSTSSQSSNSSKFVQTTMLVGDVRNKVCIIVDDLVDTSYTITRAAKLLKDQGSTKVYALITHGVFSGDALERIGQSSIDKLIISNTVPQDRTLQYLGKDRVDVIDVSCIIGEAIRRIHNGESISMLFEHGW, from the coding sequence ATGTCTATGAGTAATATTGTTGTCTTTGGAGGGGATTCGCACCCCGAGTTGGTTACTAAGATCTGCGAGAATTTGGATATTCATCCATCGAAAGTAGAATTAGGGAAGTTTTCCAATGGAGAAACGAACATTGCTCTACGCGAATCTGTTCGTGAAAAGGATGTATATATCATCCAGAGCGGGTGCGGTCAAGTGAACGACACGTTCATGCAGTTGCTGATCTTGATCAGTGCCTGTAAGTCTGCTTCTGCCTCGAGGGTTACAGCGGTGATGCCATACCTATGCTACTCGAGACAGCCAGATATCCCATATACTGCCAAGGGTGCTCCCATTATCTCCAAGCCCAAGGAGAATTATACTTTTGAATCGCATCCAGGCACGCCTgtgtcatcttcattaatGACGCAGAGACCAGGTGCTGAGAGCTCGTTGAAGAGTTTGGATAGCGCAATACGATCCACTATTAATTTGGAAAATCCGCAGCCTATCAGAACACCAAACAACAATGCTACGTCTAACAACAATTTCGACATCAAGAAGACGCtatctttttcaagaattccTATGATTCCCGGTGGTAAGTTACAAAATACAAGCAATAGCACAGACGCTGGCGAATTGTTCAACGCTCAAAATGCAGGTTATAAGTTATGGGTAGTACAAGCCGGTACTTTGATTGCTCATTTGTTGAGTGCTGCAGGTGCAGACCATGTGATTACAATGGATTTGCACGATCCGCAATTTCCTGGGTTTTTCGACATTCCAGTAGACAATCTCTACTGTAAACCCATCGCACAAAACTATATACAGCATTGTATTCCAGATTATCAAGATGCTGTGATTGTTTCGCCAGATGCTGGTGGTGCCAAGAGAGCTACGGCTATTGCAGACGCTTTGGAGTTGTCCTTCGCCTTAATtcataaagaaagaaggtcTCAGTTATTAAAGGGTCCTCCAGATGCCACGCTGACCTCGGGTGGTTCGCTACCTGTATCTCCAAGACCATTAGTAACCACTTTGGTCTCCTCCCAAAATAATACCACTTCAGGTGCCACCGGGGTCGCGGCTCTtgaaatgaagaaaacaactTCAACCTCTTCCACTTCGTCGCAGTCTTCCAATTCATCCAAGTTCGTTCAAACTACCATGCTTGTTGGTGATGTTAGAAACAAGGTGTGTATTATAGTGGACGATTTGGTGGATACTTCATATACCATCACCAGAGCTGCAAAATTACTGAAGGATCAAGGGTCCACCAAAGTTTACGCTCTAATAACACACGGTGTTTTTTCAGGTGATGCGCTGGAGAGGATCGGTCAAAGTAGTATAGACAAGCTGATCATTTCTAACACGGTACCTCAAGATAGAACATTACAGTACCTAGGTAAAGACAGGGTGGATGTTATTGATGTGTCCTGCATAATCGGTGAAGCTATTAGAAGAATCCATAATGGTGAGTCCATTTCTATGTTGTTCGAGCACGGATGGTAG
- the GPD2 gene encoding glycerol-3-phosphate dehydrogenase (NAD(+)) GPD2 (NAD-dependent glycerol 3-phosphate dehydrogenase~similar to YOL059W), translating to MLAVRRLTRYTFLKRTHPVLYTRRAYKFLPSRSASPRRSLLQIQLRSKMTAHTNIKQHKHCHEDHPIRRSDSAVSIVHLKRAPFKVTVIGSGNWGTTIAKVIAENTELHSHIFEPEVRMWVFDEKIGDENLTDIINTRHQNVKYLPNIDLPHNLVADPDLLHSIKGADILVFNIPHQFLPNIVKQLQGHVAPHVRAISCLKGFELGSKGVQLLSSYVTDELGVQCGALSGANLAPEVAKEHWSETTVAYQLPKDYQGDGKDVDHKILKLLFHRPYFHVNVIDDVAGISIAGALKNVVALACGFVEGMGWGNNASAAIQRLGLGEIIKFGRMFFPESKVETYYQESAGVADLITTCSGGRNVKVATYMAKTGKSALEAEKELLNGQSAQGIITCREVHEWLQTCELTQEFPLFEAVYQIVYNNVRMEDLPEMIEELDIDD from the coding sequence ATGCTTGCTGTCAGAAGATTAACAAGATATACATTCCTTAAGCGAACGCATCCGGTGTTATATACTCGTCGTGCATATAAATTTTTGCCTTCAAGATCTGCTTCCCCAAGAAGATCATTATTACAAATACAACTGCGCTCAAAGATGACTGCTCATACTAATATCAAACAACACAAACACTGCCACGAGGACCATCCTATAAGAAGATCGGACTCTGCCGTGTCGATTGTACATTTGAAACGTGCGCCCTTCAAAGTCACAGTGATCGGTTCTGGTAACTGGGGGACCACTATCGCCAAAGTCATTGCAGAAAACACAGAATTGCATTCTCATATTTTCGAGCCAGAGGTGAGAATGTGGgtttttgatgaaaagatCGGCGACGAAAATCTAACAGATATCATAAATACAAGACACCAGAACGTTAAATATCTGCCTAACATTGATCTGCCCCATAACCTAGTGGCCGATCCTGATCTTTTGCATTCCATCAAGGGTGCCGATATCCTTGTTTTCAACATCCCTCATCAATTTTTACCAAACATAGTCAAACAGTTGCAAGGCCACGTGGCTCCTCATGTAAGGGCCATCTCATGTCTAAAAGGGTTCGAGTTGGGCTCCAAGGGCGTCCAATTGCTATCCTCTTATGTCACTGATGAATTAGGAGTTCAATGTGGTGCACTATCTGGTGCAAACCTGGCACCGGAAGTGGCCAAGGAGCATTGGTCCGAAACTACCGTGGCTTACCAACTACCAAAGGATTACCAAGGTGATGGTAAGGATGTAGATCAtaagattttgaaattgctGTTCCACAGACCTTACTTCCACGTCAATGTCATCGATGATGTCGCTGGTATATCCATTGCCGGTGCCTTGAAGAACGTTGTGGCACTTGCATGTGGTTTCGTAGAAGGTATGGGATGGGGAAACAATGCCTCTGCAGCCATTCAAAGGCTGGGTCTAGGTGAAATCATCAAGTTCGGTAGAATGTTCTTCCCAGAATCCAAGGTCGAAACCTACTATCAAGAATCTGCCGGTGTTGCAGATTTGATTACCACCTGTTCAGGCGGTAGAAACGTTAAAGTTGCCACATACATGGCCAAGACCGGCAAGTCGGCCTTGGAAGCAGAAAAGGAACTACTAAACGGTCAATCCGCCCAAGGTATAATTACATGCAGAGAAGTCCACGAGTGGCTGCAAACATGTGAGTTGACCCAGGAATTCCCATTGTTCGAGGCAGTGTACCAGATAGTCTACAACAACGTCCGCATGGAAGACCTACCGGAGATGATTGAAGAACTAGACATCGATGACTAA